The nucleotide sequence CGCTCTCGGAGGCCCCGGCGAGGTTCCCGCGTTCCATGCGGACGTAGTAGTCGATGGAGACGCCGGCGAGCATCGCGACCTCTTCGCGACGCAGTCCCTTGACCCGGCGATTGCCGCCGTAGGCGGGCAGCCCGGCCTGGTCGGGGGTGATGCGCGCCCGCCGCGAGCTGAGGAACTCGCGGACCTCGGCGCGGTGGTCGGTCCGGTCCATACCCCCAGGGTAAGCGGCCCGCCACCGCTGAAGGAGGCACTGGTGTTACCCGGAACGGCACACACTCCCCGCGCCCGCGCGGACGCCGTTGACTGGGCACCCGAGTACCAGCGAAGGGAGAGCCGTGGAAAAGCTGCCGAAGACGCCCTCGACCAAGGGACCGGCCGAGATGTTCACCGGTGACGTCTACTTCGACGTCGTCTACCAGGGTGAAGAGCCCTCGCGCATGCGCGCCAACGTCGTGCGCTTCGCCCCAGGGGCGCGCACTGCCTGGCACAGCCACGCCGTGGGCCAGACCCTCCACGTGACCGAGGGCATCGGCCTCGTGCAGGCCCGCGGCGGCGACATCGTCGTCATGCGCCCGGGTGACGTGATTTGCACCCCACCGGGTGAATGGCACTGGCACGGCGCGGCGCCCGAGAACTTCATGACGCACCTCGCCCTGTGGGAGGCCCCGGCTCCCGGCGACGACACGCCCGAGTCGACCTGGGGCGAGCACGTGACCGGCGCCGAATACCGCCTGCCGTGATGGGCCGCCGCCGGTTCCTCCGCGGCGGCGCGGCGACCGCACTGGGAGTTGCTTCGCTGATGGCCTGTGGCACCGACGACCCGCGACCGACCACCCCACCGTCCCCGCAGGCCGGGAGGCGGGTTCTGCTCGCCTACTTCTCCCGCGCCGGCGAGAACTACTACTACGGCGGACGGAAGAACCTCGACGTCGGCAACACCGAGCTGCTGGCTCGCATGATCAGCGGCAGCATCGCCTGCGACGTCCACCGCGTCGAAGCCGCCGCGCCCTACTCCGACAGCTATGACGACACGGTGGCGCGCAACGTCCGCGAGCAGAACGCCGATGCCCGGCCGGCCATCGCCAACCCGCTCCCGGACATCGTCGGCTACGGCGTCGTGCTGCTGGCCAGCGGCCTCTGGAACGTCCGCCCGCCGATGATCATGCGGACCTTCGCCGAGCGCTTCGACTTCACCGGCAAGACGGTCCTACCGGTCACCACCTACGCCGTGAGCGGCCTGGGCCGGGCCCCCGACGACTACCGGCAGGCCTGCCGGGGCGCGACCATCGGCGAAGGACTCGCCGTGCGTGGCGAAGAGGTCGGCCAAGCTGGAGCCGACGTGACGGCCTGGCTCCAGCGCGTCGGCCTGCGGTGACCGCGTTCAGGCGCCGGACTTGTAGTCGGCGTCCATCGCCGCCAGGACCTTGTCCGGGGTGGACTGCTTGCTGAAGACCTCCTGGATACCGGTGAGCATCGTCTGCTGCACCTTCGGGTTGGGCCACAGCTGGTCCATGAACGGCACCGTCTTGTTCTGGGTGATGTACGTCGACAGCTCGGTGAGCGACGGGTCGAGCTGGTAGCCGGTGTCCGAAAGGGACGGCAGGCCGCCCTGCTTGCCCGCGAACAGGTTCATGCCCTGCGGGGACATCACGAAGTTGATGAACTTCATCGCCAGCTCCGGGTTTTTCGCCTTGGCGTTGACGCCGTAGCCCGCGCCGGCCGCGGCGGGCACGATGGTCTGGCTCGGGTCGTCGGTCGCGGGGACGGGCTTGAGGGTGAACGTGCCGCTCGGATTCTGCTTCTTGAGCAGCGAGATCACCCAGTTGCCCTGGATGATGCCCAGTGTCTTGCCGGTCGCGGCCAGCTTCTGGCTGGCTTCGTAGCTGGTGCCGAGCGGGTTTTCCTGGAAGCAGCCGGTCTGCTCCATCTCGCCGTACTTCGCGAAGGCCGCCGCCCACGGCGAATTCGCGAAGCTCGTCTGGCCGGCCGCCATCTTCTTCTCGAAGTCGCGGTCCGGGCCGTACACCAGGGTGGCGGCCAGCGGGTAGAGGGCGACCTGGGTGACCCAGTTGTCTTGGATGCCGAGCGCGAACGCGGGCGTGCCCTTCTCCTTGGCTGCGCGGCAGAAGGCGAGCAGTTCGGTCCACGTCGTCGGCGCGGTGAGGCCAGCTTTGCTCATCGCCTCCTGGTTGTAGACGGCGCCGATACCGTTGATCCCGTAGATGGCGTTGTACGTCTTGCCCTGGTACTGCGCGACGTCGCTGACCACCTTCGGGAACTTGCCAGCCCAGGGCTGGTCCGACAGGTCGCGCAGGTAGCCGCCCTTGGCCAGGACCGTGACGGTGCCCGGGTTGCCGTTGCCCGGCCACACCGACATGACGTCCGGCGCGGTGCCGGACGCGAGCTGGGTGCGGATCTGCTGCTGGAACTGGTCGGCGCCGCTGGTCGTGAAGTTGACCTTCACTCCGGGGTTGGCCGCCTCGAACGCCTTCACGACGTCTTCGATGGAGCCCTGGTCGACCGACGCCAGCGAGAGCGTCTGGTCGCCGGTGCCGGGGCTGGCGGCGTTGGTGCCTCCGCTGCAGGCGACCAGCGCGGCGCCGGTCGTCACGGCCAATAAGACGTGGCGGATCTTCATAGCGACTCCTTCGTGAAGGAAGCGGTGACGACGTGGTGGCCGGAGGTCAGCCGGAGGGTGGTGCCGGTCCGGATCCCGTGCTCGCTCGCGATGCTGGCCGGGTCGGTCGTGGGAACTTCCAGGACGGCGGTGGCCCCCGGCGGGACGTCGGCGGTGACTGTGATCCGGTCGCCGTCCAGGGACCAGCCGCAGGCGGCCCGGCCGCGTGCGGTTTCCTGCTCGGCTCGTGCCCAGGTCAGTGTGCCGCCGGCCAGCGGGCGCAGCAGGAGTTCTTGGTAGGCAACGGAGGCGGGTGTCTGGTCGATGCCGGCGACCCGGCCGTAGAGCCAGTCGCCGACGCTGCCGAGGCTGTAGTGGTTGAACGAGTTCATCGCGGCGGACTGGAACCCGTCGTGCTCGGTCCAGCCGTCCCAGCGTTCCCAGATCGTCGTGGCGCCGTGCCGGATCGAGTAGCCCCACGACGGGAACTCCTCCTGCTGCAGCAACGCGTACGCCAGGTCGCCGCGACCGTGGTCGGCCAGCACCGGGCAGAGCAGGGCGACGCCGACGAACCCCGTCGTCAGGCGGTTGCCCCGCTTCTCGACGTCCGCCGCGAGGTGGTCGACCGCGGCCGGGACCAGGTCGTCCGGGACCAGGCCGAACGCCAGGGCCAGCAGGTACGCGGTCTGGGTGCCACCTTCGACCGTGCCGTCATCGTCCACATAGGACTCGATGAACGCGGCCCGGATCGACGCGTGCAGGTCCCGATGTTCCGCCGCGACGTCGGGCCGGCCCAGCACTTCGGCGGCCTCGGCCACGAGCTGCGCGCTGCGGGCGAAGTACGCCGTCGAGAGCACATCCCGCGGCGTGGTGACGTCGATCTGCAGCCAGTCGCCGTAGGAGTTGCCGGTCCGGTTCCGCCAGCGCAGGTCGGGGTTGTGCCGGCGGATGTGCGCGACCCAGGCGACCATCGCGTCGAAACACCGCTCCAGCACGCGGCGGTCGCCGTAGGTGCGCCAGAGGTGCCACGGGACGATCACTCCGGCGTCGCCCCAGGCCGGTGCGGCCTCGCGGGGCATCGCGATGCGCGGGGCAACGTCGCCGAACGCGCCGTCGGCGTCCTGGCCGTCGACGACGTCGGCCAGCCACCGGGCGAAGAACGCCGAGACGTCGGCGTTGCGGCTGGCGGTCGGGGCGAAGATCTGGGCGTCGCCGAGCCAGCCGAGGCGTTCGTCGCGCTGCGGGCAGTCGGTGGGCACTGCGACGAAGTTGCCTCGCTGACCCCAGGAGATGTTGGCCTGCAACTGGTTGACCATCGGGTCGGAGCACTCGAACGACCCCGTCCACGGGGTGTCGTTGTGCAGCACGCGGGCCACCACGTCGTCCGCCGAGAGGGCGTACCCGGTGACTTCCAGGTACCGGAAGCCGTGCACGGTGAACCGCGGCTCGAACACTTCGACCGGCTCACCGCCACACACGTAACTGTCGGTGGCCGCGGCGCGCCGCAGGTTGGCCAGGTACAGCTCGCCGTCGTCGAGGATCTCGGCGTGCCGCAGGACGACCCGCTGGCCGGCCGGGGCGTCGCGGACGGTCAGCCGGACTCGGCCGACGAGGTTCTGTCCGAAGTCGACGATGAACCGTCCCGGTTCCCGTTCGGTCATCGAAATCGGCGGCACTTCGGTCGTGACGCGGATCGGCGGATCGGGCTCCGCGACCAGGGGGCCCAGGTCGCCGTCGAGCACGGCCACCGGTTGCCACGGTCCCGCCGCGGGCGACGCGTCGACGTGCTCGCCCAGCAGCAGGTCCGCGAACCGGACCGCACCCGGCCGCTCGGTCCAGACGGCATCGGTGGCCACCACCTGCCTCGAGCCGTCGGCGAAGTCGACCACGAGCTGGGCGAGGAACCCGGGATGGTCGCCGTAGTGCCGGGCGGGCCGGCGCTCGTCGAACCCGACGAAACCGGACCACCAGCCGTCGGCGACGACCGCGCCGAGGTCGTTGGTTCCGTTGCTCAGCAACGAGGTGACGTCGTAAGTCTGGTACTGGAGACGGTGGTGGTACTCCGTCCACCCCGGTGCCAGCTCGACGTCGCCCACACGGACACCGTTCAGCGACGCTTCGTAGACGCCGTGCGCGGTGGCGTACAGGCGGGCGCGCACGGGCTCCCGCGTCAGCTCGAACTCCCGGCGCAGGTTCAGCGGCGGCTCACCAAGGGGCTGGTCGTGGTCGGTCGGCGGGTCGAACACTGGTTGAGCGTGGGGATCGCGGGCGATCCACTGGGCGGTCCAGTCGTCGCGGTGCAGCAGGCCGGTTTCGAACCAGGTCTCCCCCGTGCCCGCCGCGGCGCCGGTCTCGTCCCAGACCTCGACGCGCCAGTGGTACCGGGTGGCCGAGCGCAGGACCGGCCCGTCCCACGGCACGAGCACGCCGTCCGCGGCTTCGCGGCGGCCGCTGTCCCACAGCAGCCGGGACGGCTCGTCGAGGTCGGCCGCGCGTTCGGCGGCGGTGATCCGGTAGGCGCTCTGCGCGGCGCCGTGCCGGTCACTCGCCAGCCGCCACGACAGCCGCGGCCGCGGCTCGCCGAGGCCGAGGGGTTCGTGGCGCTGCTCCGCCCGCAATGCGTACGGCGTCAGAGTGTCGGTCATCCTTTGAGCCCTCCGGCGAAACCATTGATGATGCTGCGTTGCAGCGCGAAGTAGACGACCAGGATCGGCACGATGCTGATCACCAGCGCGGCGAAGATGAGGTTCCAGTCGGCCACGTACTGGCCGACGAACCCGGCGATGGCGACCGGCAGGGTCTGCTGAGCGCCGCCGCTGAGGTACAGCAGGGGGGTGAAGAAGTCGTTCCACACCGCGACCGCGTTGAGCACCAGCGCGGTCACGGTCACCGGCTTGAGCATCGGCAGCACGACGTACCGGAAGCCCTGCAGGGTCGTGCAGCCGTCGATCAGCGCGGCGTCCTCGAAGTCGCGCGGGACCGCGCGCAGGAACCCGACGTACAGGAACGTCGTGAACGGCACCTGCAGCCCGGAGTAGAACAGGATCAGCGACCACGGCGTGCCGAGCAGGCCCAGGTCCCGCATCGCCTGGTACAGCGGCAAAGCCGCCAGCTGGAACGGCAGCACCAGGCCGAGCATGATCAGCAGGAAAGTCCACCGCGACCACCGCGCGGCGACCCGGGCCAGCGGGTAGGCCGCGAGTGCGGAGACGGCGAGGATGACGACCACCGAGCCGACGGTGACGAGCACGCTGTTGGCCAGCGCCCCGCCCAGCGCGCCCTGCTCCCACGCCTGCGTGAAGTTGTCGAAGGTCGGCGACGTCGTCGGCGCGAGCGGCGACGACGTGTCCGACGGCTGCCGGATC is from Amycolatopsis mediterranei and encodes:
- a CDS encoding alpha-L-rhamnosidase, with the protein product MTDTLTPYALRAEQRHEPLGLGEPRPRLSWRLASDRHGAAQSAYRITAAERAADLDEPSRLLWDSGRREAADGVLVPWDGPVLRSATRYHWRVEVWDETGAAAGTGETWFETGLLHRDDWTAQWIARDPHAQPVFDPPTDHDQPLGEPPLNLRREFELTREPVRARLYATAHGVYEASLNGVRVGDVELAPGWTEYHHRLQYQTYDVTSLLSNGTNDLGAVVADGWWSGFVGFDERRPARHYGDHPGFLAQLVVDFADGSRQVVATDAVWTERPGAVRFADLLLGEHVDASPAAGPWQPVAVLDGDLGPLVAEPDPPIRVTTEVPPISMTEREPGRFIVDFGQNLVGRVRLTVRDAPAGQRVVLRHAEILDDGELYLANLRRAAATDSYVCGGEPVEVFEPRFTVHGFRYLEVTGYALSADDVVARVLHNDTPWTGSFECSDPMVNQLQANISWGQRGNFVAVPTDCPQRDERLGWLGDAQIFAPTASRNADVSAFFARWLADVVDGQDADGAFGDVAPRIAMPREAAPAWGDAGVIVPWHLWRTYGDRRVLERCFDAMVAWVAHIRRHNPDLRWRNRTGNSYGDWLQIDVTTPRDVLSTAYFARSAQLVAEAAEVLGRPDVAAEHRDLHASIRAAFIESYVDDDGTVEGGTQTAYLLALAFGLVPDDLVPAAVDHLAADVEKRGNRLTTGFVGVALLCPVLADHGRGDLAYALLQQEEFPSWGYSIRHGATTIWERWDGWTEHDGFQSAAMNSFNHYSLGSVGDWLYGRVAGIDQTPASVAYQELLLRPLAGGTLTWARAEQETARGRAACGWSLDGDRITVTADVPPGATAVLEVPTTDPASIASEHGIRTGTTLRLTSGHHVVTASFTKESL
- a CDS encoding carbohydrate ABC transporter permease; amino-acid sequence: MNRYRGWTLTLELVMIAVGLVFAFPVYVLVNLAIRQPSDTSSPLAPTTSPTFDNFTQAWEQGALGGALANSVLVTVGSVVVILAVSALAAYPLARVAARWSRWTFLLIMLGLVLPFQLAALPLYQAMRDLGLLGTPWSLILFYSGLQVPFTTFLYVGFLRAVPRDFEDAALIDGCTTLQGFRYVVLPMLKPVTVTALVLNAVAVWNDFFTPLLYLSGGAQQTLPVAIAGFVGQYVADWNLIFAALVISIVPILVVYFALQRSIINGFAGGLKG
- a CDS encoding flavodoxin, which translates into the protein MGRRRFLRGGAATALGVASLMACGTDDPRPTTPPSPQAGRRVLLAYFSRAGENYYYGGRKNLDVGNTELLARMISGSIACDVHRVEAAAPYSDSYDDTVARNVREQNADARPAIANPLPDIVGYGVVLLASGLWNVRPPMIMRTFAERFDFTGKTVLPVTTYAVSGLGRAPDDYRQACRGATIGEGLAVRGEEVGQAGADVTAWLQRVGLR
- a CDS encoding cupin domain-containing protein, with the translated sequence MEKLPKTPSTKGPAEMFTGDVYFDVVYQGEEPSRMRANVVRFAPGARTAWHSHAVGQTLHVTEGIGLVQARGGDIVVMRPGDVICTPPGEWHWHGAAPENFMTHLALWEAPAPGDDTPESTWGEHVTGAEYRLP
- a CDS encoding ABC transporter substrate-binding protein codes for the protein MKIRHVLLAVTTGAALVACSGGTNAASPGTGDQTLSLASVDQGSIEDVVKAFEAANPGVKVNFTTSGADQFQQQIRTQLASGTAPDVMSVWPGNGNPGTVTVLAKGGYLRDLSDQPWAGKFPKVVSDVAQYQGKTYNAIYGINGIGAVYNQEAMSKAGLTAPTTWTELLAFCRAAKEKGTPAFALGIQDNWVTQVALYPLAATLVYGPDRDFEKKMAAGQTSFANSPWAAAFAKYGEMEQTGCFQENPLGTSYEASQKLAATGKTLGIIQGNWVISLLKKQNPSGTFTLKPVPATDDPSQTIVPAAAGAGYGVNAKAKNPELAMKFINFVMSPQGMNLFAGKQGGLPSLSDTGYQLDPSLTELSTYITQNKTVPFMDQLWPNPKVQQTMLTGIQEVFSKQSTPDKVLAAMDADYKSGA